A genome region from Flavobacterium sp. CFS9 includes the following:
- a CDS encoding condensation domain-containing protein — MKLPVSYHQQRMWFIDHFERDYLYEGGPVYHNIPLSFTIEKEVSTEEIYRAFTQLINRHDILRTKIVREGDQIFQVITSPEETDIKKLLKEQPDLKENQEELRKISFDFENGVLVKAYFERLENHIRILFVLHHVVADRYSLKILKEDFLSFVSRPEDSLGFTMQYKDFSEWEQAVDPYETETLVAFWRKQLTDNQVLYLPTDSERVPVHIYQTATSSFSFSKDGLQSFAAVNGTTPQMVTLAAYKMALSQFSGLSDIVIGTLMNMRNHLTESTVGPIENLVVLRSVLDKNGTLEDACTVVANTWETANNNKEIPFDKLVVEINPKKDMSRTALFDVLYLYDRYDAVTEEEGEPFNYKNQGLGKYDLNLLVQERENSFDFILTYNDLYFKAETITSFLESIESILTTATEYEDTLRGIAVF; from the coding sequence ATGAAATTACCTGTATCCTATCACCAGCAAAGGATGTGGTTCATCGACCATTTCGAAAGAGATTATCTCTACGAAGGAGGACCTGTTTACCATAATATACCATTGAGTTTTACAATAGAAAAAGAGGTAAGTACCGAAGAAATTTATCGTGCTTTTACACAATTGATCAACCGTCATGATATTTTAAGAACCAAAATCGTAAGAGAGGGTGATCAGATTTTTCAGGTCATTACAAGCCCTGAAGAAACGGATATAAAAAAGCTGCTAAAAGAACAGCCTGATCTGAAAGAAAATCAGGAAGAATTACGCAAAATATCCTTTGATTTTGAAAATGGAGTATTGGTAAAAGCCTATTTCGAACGTTTGGAAAATCATATCAGGATACTATTTGTACTTCATCATGTAGTGGCAGACCGTTATAGTCTTAAGATTCTCAAAGAAGATTTTTTAAGTTTTGTTTCGCGTCCCGAAGATTCACTTGGATTTACCATGCAATACAAAGATTTTTCAGAATGGGAACAGGCTGTTGATCCTTACGAAACAGAAACCCTGGTTGCTTTTTGGAGAAAACAGTTAACCGATAATCAGGTGCTGTATCTTCCTACCGATTCAGAACGTGTTCCGGTTCATATTTATCAAACTGCAACGAGCTCTTTTTCTTTTAGTAAAGATGGTTTACAATCCTTTGCAGCAGTTAATGGTACTACCCCGCAAATGGTGACTTTAGCTGCCTATAAGATGGCTTTGTCCCAGTTTTCAGGGCTTTCGGATATTGTGATCGGTACCTTGATGAACATGCGCAACCATCTTACAGAATCAACGGTGGGACCCATAGAAAATCTGGTAGTGTTACGATCTGTACTGGACAAAAATGGAACACTTGAAGATGCCTGCACAGTCGTTGCCAATACCTGGGAGACGGCAAACAACAATAAAGAAATTCCATTTGACAAGCTGGTTGTAGAAATCAATCCTAAAAAGGATATGAGCAGAACAGCACTTTTTGATGTTTTGTATTTGTACGACCGATACGATGCCGTTACCGAAGAAGAAGGAGAGCCTTTTAACTATAAAAATCAGGGATTAGGAAAATACGATCTTAATCTTTTAGTACAGGAAAGAGAAAACAGTTTTGATTTTATACTCACCTACAATGATCTTTATTTTAAAGCTGAAACCATCACTTCCTTTTTAGAAAGTATAGAAAGTATCCTTACAACGGCTACAGAATACGAAGATACCTTAAGAGGAATTGCCGTATTCTGA